From Triticum aestivum cultivar Chinese Spring chromosome 7B, IWGSC CS RefSeq v2.1, whole genome shotgun sequence:
AGGGAGGTTATTTCCTCACATGTATaaggatgagaacaagagggacatccacgcgcgctcctccttcgTCGCCTGCCTCATCacgatgctccgcaggttgcgggaatgagccgggctgatgtctaaatttttgccacgcacgacgggtatacgaaaggtcatgCGGGAGCTGAAACCTTTTTatgtagtggacactgaatccgaACGGCTCGCCTCTTCGGTTGAAGTCTGTTCATtttctctccctcgttcccttcagctcccggcgcagcctctcgcctcttTCAGTTGCGCCTATAAAAGGAAGGTCGCTTCTCTCAGAGAGACACAACAAAAGACTCTCTTCCTCTCGCGAccgagttcctgagcactgcgctactGCCATGATCTTTCTCATCCCGgtttgcggcgtgcaccgcgagtcgggacaataggcctctgaaaccgcacctctttgagttcTGTATTGGAGAAGGGTGATAAGATTTTCGGGGAGCGCTCcgtgcgactactgacttcttcgtcacggacgccccggactccgacgactacttccccaacaatgacttcttccccgacgtcgacaacctcctcgacgacatggctggcaagGACACCggccccaagtccagtgctactgttgttgccgctgtcccgtacgtgttcttgcttttcctgttagaggtcctgccacagttccttgctcgactgtctgctctagatatgttcgGTTCTAATTCATATttgcagatgttatttaccttctctctgtcagatcgcatgacttgttttatctctactattttagtcatgctttatctagtatttccgttaataacatcatatggtaaattgctcatatttccaacatgtgcCACGCGCAAACCAACctctggttggatggttagagggacagtgataTCCTTAGCCCACCAgtgttcaagtcctggtgctcgcattattcctggatttatttcaggattttcggcgatgctcTTTTGGTGGGAGGAGAAGTTTCCGTTGACGACGAGGCACCTACGGTAACTTCATAAACttatctcaagatgatatgccggctcctTCTCTCGAGGGTGCATGCTGAAgatgatatgcctctctgtctcgaaGGTGCGTGCTCATAGACAGGACCGGGCCCATAGTTGTGCAGAGTGTGCTGCCTGCACAGGGCCCATATATTTTAGGGGCCCCAAATTTTTATGTAGGCCTATGTATATTTCCTCCTGGGCCGATTGTGCCTAGCACGTCCGCGCGACTCCGCGTGAGGCCGCTGCTCGATGCGATGCCTAGATAAAAACAGAACGGGATCGATCACACCCAGAGGAAGTTGTCGGGCGAGACGGCGCATCCATAACAGATCAAAATCGATTGCATCGCATCCAGAGCCGGCGGCGGGCGACGAGCCTTCCGAGTTCCGATTAACTTCGTCTGAACTCTGATGAATATGTTCCTGTCGCAATCACCAAAACAGGTAGATCAAAAAACATGTTCCTCTCGCCGTGCTAGTCATGTGAGATCTATAGTGGACGGTCCTCTTGATTTCATACCGGCAGGAGTTAAACAATTTGTCAATACTTGCATGGTTCTGGCACAAGTTTAATTGTTTAACTACTGCCAACTACCGCTGGCTTTTCCTCCTGATTAACTTTGGATCCTATAGTCCTACTCCTAGTCTCTAAATCCCAAATTAATTTTTCACAGGGATCGTTACTGCGTTAGAGATCGGTCCTTGCCTCCTTGGTTAAGTATCATAGTATAGCAGGACATGAAACGAGGTGAGTTAGACGGTTCGTCTAATTGCCAAACATTGAGCATAATCTTCAATTGATATATGATGACTGATGCTGTATCCctctattttattttattcatcTTTTGTATCTTGTGTTTCAATAATATATATTCGAGTCATCATAGGAAGAAGATTGATTACGAGGATATTTGAAGATTTCAATTCTTAAAGTACTATAAAAGAATGATTTGTTCAAATAAATATTATGCAACCAGGAGTTGAATAGGTAAATTTTTTAATTATGTATCTAATTGTTATGTAAGACATTGTATCATATATATTATTATTGCTCGTTTGTTTCTTTTTAGTGTGATAGGTCCCCATTTTTTAGTTTCGCACATGGCCCCGGATTTTGCCGGCCCGGCCCTGCTCATAGAGATGGTGTGTGCATGTCTCCGTTCATAGTGATGAGTGTATGCGTGTATGTGTGAGCACTTGCGTATGAACTGTGTTAAGAAAAATAGTACAACCTCAAATGGATGTAATATTTATTTTTTTGCCATGAATTCGGATGCATCGACACACGTGAGGCCCAATCTCGACCAACCAACCAAACATGAGAGCCACCCATTTTCgtccattttatttttattttttgcggaTCAAATCTACGATGGTGCCTGTTCACACACCGAGAGCACATTTGGATGTGATGGCATCCCTACCACCATCACCACGTCGTGTTTTCACGAGTGGACAGTGCTGAAACAGTGGAGGGGAGGGGACCCATCACCCGTGTCTGCCTTCTGCTCAACCTAGTAGTCGATCAATGAGACGATAGCACGCGAGATTCAACAGGGACAAGCACTTTCTTGCACCCCACCCGCTTTGCTCCTGCCACGGCACCGTTTGCTTCCTTTTCCGCCAAAGACTTGCGCCGGCGACGACGGCCGTGTCGTGTCTCGCGCGTTGCGGACCATGCGACGGCGACGTGGCTGGTCAAGCTCGGAACTTCGGATAGGCCACCTTGTGTGGCCGGCGAGAGAATGCCGGCGTTGCGTTGTGGAATGCTCTCGAGTAGCTGTGGCTAGTCAAGAGTCTTTTGCCCCGTTTAATATACTCCCATGCGTTTTCAGAATAAGTGTCACAAATTTATTACTAATTCATGTACAAAATTAAAATCAAATTAGCGGCACTTACTTAGGACGGAGGGAGTTGAAAAAAATACACCAAAATACACAACCGAACGATAAAATATGACGAGGAACTCATAGAAAACGTATCAAAAGGTACATAGATGCTTAAAGACTAACCTAACACTCCGCCGAGGTCCGACCAAGGATGCATGGGCTCCAACACAGCTCCCCTGGTAGGGTGATGGCACGAAGCGAGCATCGCCGCTATCGAGTTCGAGCAAGCAGACAAGGATTTTCACCCAGAGCATTTGTACATGGATGAGAGGAGACATCTTCATGAGAGAATGACACCCACGGGCATGGCTGATGCCGACGCCAAACACGAAGTTTTCGCTCGTAAACTCGCTTGCACCACCAAGAGGCGTCCCAATCACCACCGCAACGAGGGATAGCGCAGTCCACCAGAGCCACCCAGACAACCAGGAGGtgtagccaccaccaccaccatggagCCGGACGAAAAGTCAACCATGTAGCCTGCCGTCCACGACCGCTCCCGGCATCCTCGGATGCACTCATCATCGACGCCATAGCGGCCGCCACCCCAACCGCTCCATGAGACATCGCCTCGAAATGAATAGAGAGGCACGTTAACACATGCAAGGGGCAACCAACTCCCAACAGGGGGATCAAGCCCACACCCTGCAGTGATAGCTAGCACGTGCCTCCAACCAACTGCCAGCCAGCGCTACCGGGAGGGGAGGGCTTCGCCCGATCTGGACACTCCAAATCCAGACTAGGGGCCCCCGTAGCAGCCGGCACCTTCGCCAGCCAAGCACACACCTATGCCAGCTCCCCACGACCCACTCCTCCACTGCCGCTCCACTGCAGAGGGTCTGCACCGCCCCGCCGCCATGCGCACGCGGGAGGGGATCGCCACTCTCAAGTCGGTTCCTCCAAGAAGGCACCATCGCCACAGTGTCGTTGCCTCCTCgtctggaggccatggaggaagccACCGACCGCCTCATCGATCGACAAGTTCTAGACCCCGCCCTCTAGCACACACTCCATCCACCGCCACTGCCCACGCCACCCGCTCCGCCAGCTGACGGCCATGGCAAAGCTGGCCGCCCCCATGGCCCACACCGCCCACATCCCACACCGCACGACGTGTCGTCGGCACCAGATCAGGCGGGGGCAGTCACACATGCCACCAAAGAGGGCCCCGCAACCGCCACACCATGCCAGAGTTCCAGAGCGCAGCCACCTCTCACGCTCGCCGTCGCGCCGCAGGCCCCCGCGACAACCTAGCGCCACCTCCCACAAAGCTGTCCTGCGCCAGCCAAACGATACGAGCTACcgactccgttcctaaatacaagtctttttacaGATTTTAATACATATTACATataaatgtatatagacatattttagagtgtagattcactcattttgctttgtatgttgATATTGAAACTTtgatttaggaatggagggagtagtgcaTTTATGAACTTGCTGTCAGATTTGGCACGTCTCGCGTCGCCGTGTAAAATCATCTGGGTCCGTCCAGTGCATCCATGACTGACAAGGCGAGCCAGACAAGAGTACTCCTTCAATGTACTAAATCAATGCGGCGCACACGACACGACCGTCTTGTCTCACGCACCCGCGCCTTCTTATTCTTaaaccacaccacaccacaccactcGAGCGCAGTGACGAGAGCGAGGGAGCCACGAACAGGGTCGACGGGCAAACATGGCGGCCTCTTCCTCGCTCCTCGCCGTCGTCCCGgcgttcctcctcctcgtcgcggcGTTCTCGCCCGCGCCGGCAGCAGCAGCGAGCCCCTCCAAGCGCCCCACCCACCAGCCTCCTCCTTTCCCCGCACGAGTTTCTCCCCTGCATCAGCGGGCGGCAAGCTCGAGCGGCAGGTACGCTGCCTCCGCCGTCTCCGCCGCGGCGGCGACGGACAACGGCACGGCGAAGCCCTTCACGGCGCACTACTTCCAGCAGGAGCTGGACCACTTCACCTTCACGCCCAACGcctcccgcctcttctcccagaagTACCTCCTCAACGACACCTTCTGGCGGCGGAAGCCCAACGCCGGGCCGCTGTTCGTGTACACCGGCAACGAGGGCGACATCGAGTGGTTCACCACCAACACCGGCTTCATGTTCGACATCGCGCCCGACTTCGGCGCCCTCCTCGTCTTCATCGAGGTACCCTGCTTTTACATCCTGCGCCATGGCTGATATTCTAAAGCTGACCATCATATCATCGGCGACCGTGCCTTGGTCCAAAATTTCGGTCGACGTGTTGATTCAATCGAGGCTTAGAAAAGCACCGAAAAATCCAAAGGCGATTGCGTTAACTGCACACCAGACACCATTGTCGCTGCTGTTTTAGCATTGGTACTTAAGCTTAATTAACGCTACTAATCAGGCTAGTCGTCAACAGTAATTAACAGTACTGTTGGACTTATATGTTAAAAAAAACTTGTGTGGGCGCTGTGCAGCATCGGTTCTACGGGGAGTCGAAGCCGTTCGGGAACGACTCGTACAAGTCGGCCGACACGCTGGGCTACCTGACGTCCACGCAGGCGCTCGCCGACTTCGCCGTCCTCATCACCAGCCTCAAGCAGAACCTCTCTGCCGTCGACGCCCCCGTCGTGGTCTTCGGTGGCTCCTACGGCGGCAGTAAGTCCCTCACTAATAAATGGTCATTTTTGCCTATTATATTCGTGCGTGCGACGTGCGGCTGGATCTGTTTGTTTAGTTTATTTCTATGATTGACTGTGTCTGCCGGCTCATAGTATTGTCGCGATTAGGATGAGCTAATCTAAAACTGACGCTGTCATGTGGATCTTCCAAAAACAAAAGTAAATAATGCTGTTGTTCTCTTGTGGCTGTTGACTGTTGTTTCTAGTGCTGGCCTCATGGTTCAGGCTCAAGTACCCCCACGTCGCCATGGGAGCTCTGGCGTCCTCTGCACCGATCCTGCAGTTCGACGACATCACGCCATGGTCTAGCTTCTACGACGCCGTCTCGCAGGACTTCAAGGTACAGTAGTACTACTTGAATTAATTACCACTGCCCCAAAAAATAAGTTGGTCAAATAATTTCTGGGCGGATGGCCCACTGTCACGGTCAAATTATTGGTCTTGACTTAGAACGCACGGCAGATTGACGTGGACCTACTACGTCCGTCTGCTGCAGACTGATCGACGGTGTCGGCTCTGAGTTATTAGTAGTACTGGATTTCACCTGGTGTCGTCTGGTAGCATGTCTCTCTTTCCTTTCCTGTAGTGTTATCAGTACCCTAGCGGCACCTTAATGGCTTTCAGTTGTTGGTTATGAATTGGTGATGGCGCTTTCCTTCATTAGCATGGAGTTTAATGAATGTGTTTCAATAGAATCTTTCAAGAAAAAAAATCAAGTGCGTGACTGAGATGGCACCGGCCAGCAAGTGATGTGGATGTCTTGGTGAGGTCTTGATTGTGAGTTCATGGTTAATGATTCAGATGTTGATTAGCTTGATTGTGACGCTCAACCGCGCCAAAGGGCTATCAATAGGCGGTTGCACGAATAAGGTCCTCGATTTTTCAAAAATATAGATAAATTGATGTATTTTGTTCATTATCAATAACCGATGACGCAGCCCAGTAGAGACGAGATATAACTAGGACTGGGAATAATGACATGTTGCTAGTGACATCTTTATCTGATTGATGGTTCATGGTTAGTCCTTCTTCCAAGCTGAAGTTTCCAAAAAAGATACAGCTGTTTATTTTGCTGACTGTAACATCCAACTAATTTTGCAGTCCGAGAGCCTGAATTGCTTCAGTGTCATCAAGGCGGTCTGGGACGTGCTCGATAACAGGGGATCAACCGAGGCAGGGCTCTTGGAGGTCAGCAAAACCTTCAGGGCCTGCAAGTAAGCTTTATCCAAGACACCACCTACTCTCAAGCATAACATACAAGGAGattctttcttctttttcctttacTGAAAACTGCCGGGGACAGGTCAAAAAAGAAAACTGCTGGGAGACCCCATGTTAAAATATATTGCCCGTCTCTCTCCATCcaaaaggtcttgagttcaagaccttGCCAACACAGTATTAAAAAGAAGATTCTGCGACCATGTCTAGACGTGAggggggagtgttg
This genomic window contains:
- the LOC123158998 gene encoding lysosomal Pro-X carboxypeptidase, translating into MAASSSLLAVVPAFLLLVAAFSPAPAAAASPSKRPTHQPPPFPARVSPLHQRAASSSGRYAASAVSAAAATDNGTAKPFTAHYFQQELDHFTFTPNASRLFSQKYLLNDTFWRRKPNAGPLFVYTGNEGDIEWFTTNTGFMFDIAPDFGALLVFIEHRFYGESKPFGNDSYKSADTLGYLTSTQALADFAVLITSLKQNLSAVDAPVVVFGGSYGGMLASWFRLKYPHVAMGALASSAPILQFDDITPWSSFYDAVSQDFKSESLNCFSVIKAVWDVLDNRGSTEAGLLEVSKTFRACKTVRFPSSLSNWLWTAFTYTAMVDYPTPANFMMNLPAYPVKEMCKIIDSFPAGADVVEKAFAAASLYYNYTGDQKCFEMEGGDDPHGLSGWGWQACTEMVMPMTVSNESMFPPSGFSYEEKSEGCFASYEVRPRMNWITTEYGGHKIDKVLKRFGSNIIFSNGMRDPWSRGGVLKNISSNIIALVTEKGAHHLDFRSATKDDPDWVVEQRRQEVEIIHGWIDQYNKDIAQM